One window of the Leucobacter komagatae genome contains the following:
- a CDS encoding Ppx/GppA phosphatase family protein translates to MRLGVIDVGSNTVHLLVVDAHPGASPNPYHSQRSTLRLMRYLDDDGAITDEGVARIIAAIAEAVKTVQEIGVDDLLATATSAIREAANGEEVLARIERETGLKLDVLSGEDEARITMLAVRRWLGWSAGEILLFDIGGGSFEIAQGADEYPDVQVSLPLGAGRSTILYLPEDPPTAEGISRLRAHAREEFTRVRKEMFKGRPKPKRVVGTSKTIRSLARLIGGPPDPATGDLAELHYAGLREWEPTLRDMPGSVREYLPGITPERGYQIMAGAVVLRTAMKVFDVSTLTISPWALREGIVLRYIDALDGRGTDPVSEDG, encoded by the coding sequence ATGCGACTCGGAGTCATCGACGTAGGTTCAAATACCGTTCATCTCCTCGTGGTTGACGCGCATCCCGGTGCGAGCCCCAACCCGTACCACTCGCAGCGGTCGACGCTGCGGCTCATGCGCTACCTCGACGACGACGGCGCGATCACCGACGAGGGCGTCGCCCGGATCATCGCCGCGATCGCAGAAGCGGTCAAGACCGTTCAGGAGATCGGCGTCGACGACCTGCTCGCGACGGCGACCTCCGCAATCCGCGAGGCCGCGAACGGCGAGGAAGTGCTCGCGCGCATCGAGCGCGAGACCGGGCTCAAGCTCGACGTGCTCTCGGGCGAGGACGAGGCGCGGATCACGATGCTTGCCGTGCGTCGCTGGCTCGGCTGGTCTGCCGGCGAGATCCTGCTCTTCGACATCGGCGGCGGGTCGTTCGAGATCGCCCAGGGCGCCGACGAGTACCCCGACGTACAGGTCTCTCTCCCGCTCGGCGCGGGGCGCTCGACGATTCTCTATCTCCCGGAGGATCCGCCCACCGCGGAAGGGATCTCGCGCCTCCGCGCGCACGCCCGCGAGGAATTCACGCGGGTTCGCAAGGAAATGTTCAAGGGGCGGCCGAAGCCGAAGCGGGTGGTGGGGACGTCGAAGACGATCCGCTCGCTCGCGCGCCTCATCGGCGGCCCGCCTGACCCGGCGACGGGTGACCTCGCTGAGCTGCACTATGCGGGACTGCGTGAGTGGGAGCCGACGCTGCGCGATATGCCTGGCTCCGTTCGCGAGTACCTGCCAGGGATTACGCCAGAGCGCGGATACCAGATCATGGCGGGCGCGGTCGTGCTGCGCACCGCGATGAAGGTGTTCGATGTCTCGACGCTCACGATCTCGCCGTGGGCGCTGCGCGAGGGAATCGTGCTGCGCTACATCGACGCCCTCGATGGCCGCGGAACCGACCCGGTCTCCGAGGACGGATAG